In Streptomyces hawaiiensis, one genomic interval encodes:
- a CDS encoding ABC transporter ATP-binding protein — protein MSVAIEVRGLSRTFHTTVRRPGFAGAVRSLVNPERVAKHAVSDITFDVAAGELLALLGPNGAGKSTTIKILTGILTPTSGEARVAGVVPYRERERNARNIGAVFGQRTQLWWDLPVRESFAILRDIYEVPKAEHAARLKEFDDILELSSFWDTRVRHLSLGQRVRSDLAAALLHDPPVVFLDEPTIGMDVVVKEQVREFLRHQVEQRGRTVLLTTHDMTEVERLAERVVLVNHGRLMLDGTLDEIRREFGSTWQVRATLADPHAEVVPPPGTALLRHTGAQVVFGPDGDAAPTVHQALKAVIERFEVTDIALDEADLEDVMRAAYAHAGEV, from the coding sequence TTGAGTGTCGCCATCGAGGTTCGCGGACTGTCCCGTACCTTCCACACCACCGTCCGCCGCCCCGGCTTCGCGGGCGCCGTCCGGTCCCTGGTCAACCCCGAGCGGGTGGCCAAGCACGCCGTCTCCGACATCACCTTCGACGTGGCGGCGGGCGAACTCCTCGCCCTGCTCGGGCCGAACGGCGCCGGCAAGTCCACCACCATCAAGATCCTCACCGGCATCCTCACGCCCACGTCCGGCGAGGCCCGGGTCGCGGGCGTGGTGCCGTACCGGGAGCGGGAGCGCAACGCCCGCAACATCGGGGCCGTGTTCGGGCAGCGCACCCAGTTGTGGTGGGACCTGCCGGTGCGCGAGTCGTTCGCGATCCTGCGGGACATCTACGAGGTGCCGAAGGCCGAACACGCCGCCCGGCTGAAGGAGTTCGACGACATCCTGGAGCTGTCGTCGTTCTGGGACACCCGCGTCCGCCACCTCTCGCTCGGCCAGCGGGTGCGCAGCGATCTGGCCGCCGCACTGCTGCACGACCCGCCGGTGGTGTTCCTCGACGAGCCGACCATCGGCATGGACGTGGTGGTGAAGGAGCAGGTGCGGGAGTTCCTGCGGCACCAGGTGGAGCAGCGTGGCCGTACGGTGCTGCTGACCACGCACGACATGACGGAGGTCGAGCGGCTCGCCGAGCGGGTCGTGCTGGTCAACCACGGCCGGCTGATGCTGGACGGCACGCTCGACGAGATCCGCCGCGAGTTCGGCTCCACCTGGCAGGTGCGGGCCACGCTGGCCGATCCGCACGCCGAGGTCGTGCCGCCGCCGGGCACCGCCCTGCTGCGGCACACCGGCGCGCAGGTCGTCTTCGGCCCCGACGGGGACGCCGCGCCCACGGTCCACCAGGCGCTGAAGGCGGTGATCGAGCGGTTCGAGGTGACGGACATCGCCCTGGACGAGGCGGACCTCGAGGACGTGATGCGGGCCGCCTACGCGCACGCC
- a CDS encoding glycoside hydrolase family 2 TIM barrel-domain containing protein, with product MSFRTTPSVDYVEDVSPGSGALPPRAWYASSDARSLSLNGSWRFRLSATAGAEDDSFAEEGYDAGNWAEVTVPGHWVLQGDGAFGSPIYTNHLYPFPVDPPYVPTENPTGDHLRVFDLPSDWPSDGGAVLRFDGVESCARIWLNGTELGEFKGSRLPHEFTVGELLKPGGNVLAVRVHQWSAGSYLEDQDQWWLPGIFRDVTLLHRPAGSVADFFVHASYDHTTGEGTLRVDSDVDGRVTVPALDIDVATGEPVTVAVEPWTAETPKLYDGVLATDGERVPLRIGFRTVALEDGLIKVNGKAILFKGVNRHEWHPEKGRALDLETMREDVLLMKRHNLNAVRTSHYPPHPAFLDLCDEYGLWVIDECDLETHGFTEQDWRDNPVDDDRWTPALLDRAARMVERDKNHPSVVFWSLGNEAGTGRGLTAMAEWIHDRDPERLVHYEGDWNCRDTDVYSRMYAFHEEVDKIGQQLDGGTRKRRELPFIQCEYAHAMGNGPGGLADYQELFEKYDRLQGGFIWEWIDHGVKHAELGYAYGGDFGEELHDGNFVCDGLVFPDRTPSPGLIEYKKVIEPVHIEGDGANGIVRITNKQDFADLSALAFEWSCQVDGETVESGSLAVPALAPGESAEVKLPEPPVDGRGGERQWTVRALLAGDTLWAAKDHVVAWGQFAAGARPLPSFPATDRPVLDDGRIALGPARFDARTGALLSIDGVEVTAAPRLDVWRAPTDNDDGAEWQTDTRYGMLWRTLGLHRMRHRLVSVEAGDDALTVHTRVAPAAREVGLDTVYRWTSDGERLRLTVSVMPEGDWTVPLPRLGVRFGLPEADRVEWFGGGPGEAYPDTGTASMVGRWQSTVDGLQTPYVRPQENGARADVRWVELGGLRIEGDPEFWFTARRWTTEQLDAARHRSDLTAGDTVWVNLDHGLHGIGSQSCGPGPLPRYFLKAEPAEFSFVISTTR from the coding sequence ATGTCTTTCCGCACGACCCCATCCGTCGACTACGTCGAGGACGTCTCCCCGGGCAGCGGTGCCCTGCCGCCCCGCGCCTGGTACGCGTCCTCGGACGCGCGGTCCCTGTCGCTGAACGGCAGCTGGCGCTTCCGGCTGTCGGCCACCGCCGGCGCCGAGGACGACTCGTTCGCCGAGGAGGGCTACGACGCCGGGAACTGGGCCGAGGTCACGGTCCCCGGGCACTGGGTCCTCCAGGGCGACGGGGCGTTCGGCTCCCCCATCTACACCAACCACCTCTACCCCTTCCCGGTGGACCCGCCGTACGTCCCGACGGAGAACCCGACCGGCGACCATCTGCGTGTCTTCGACCTGCCGTCCGACTGGCCGTCGGACGGCGGGGCGGTGCTGCGCTTCGACGGTGTCGAGTCCTGCGCCCGCATCTGGCTGAACGGCACCGAGCTCGGCGAGTTCAAGGGCTCCCGGCTGCCGCACGAGTTCACGGTCGGTGAGCTGCTGAAGCCGGGCGGCAACGTGCTCGCCGTGCGCGTGCACCAGTGGTCGGCGGGGTCGTACCTGGAGGACCAGGACCAGTGGTGGCTGCCGGGCATCTTCCGTGACGTGACACTGCTGCACCGCCCGGCGGGCAGCGTCGCCGACTTCTTCGTGCACGCCTCCTACGACCACACCACCGGCGAGGGCACCCTGCGCGTCGACTCCGACGTCGACGGGCGGGTGACCGTGCCGGCCCTGGACATCGATGTCGCCACCGGCGAGCCCGTGACGGTCGCGGTCGAGCCGTGGACCGCCGAGACGCCGAAGCTCTACGACGGTGTGCTGGCCACGGACGGGGAGCGGGTGCCGCTGCGGATCGGTTTCCGTACGGTCGCCCTCGAGGACGGGCTCATCAAGGTCAACGGCAAGGCGATCCTCTTCAAGGGCGTCAACCGGCACGAGTGGCACCCCGAGAAGGGCCGCGCGCTCGACCTGGAGACCATGCGCGAGGACGTGCTGCTGATGAAGCGGCACAACCTCAACGCCGTGCGCACCTCGCACTACCCGCCGCACCCGGCCTTCCTGGACCTGTGCGACGAGTACGGCCTGTGGGTCATCGACGAGTGCGACCTGGAGACCCACGGCTTCACCGAGCAGGACTGGCGGGACAACCCGGTCGACGACGACCGCTGGACCCCGGCCCTGCTGGACCGCGCCGCGCGCATGGTCGAGCGGGACAAGAACCACCCGTCGGTCGTGTTCTGGTCGCTGGGCAACGAGGCCGGCACCGGCCGCGGGCTCACCGCCATGGCCGAGTGGATCCACGACCGCGACCCCGAGCGGCTGGTGCACTACGAGGGCGACTGGAACTGCCGCGACACGGACGTGTACTCGCGGATGTACGCCTTCCACGAGGAGGTCGACAAGATCGGGCAGCAGCTCGACGGCGGCACCCGCAAGCGCCGCGAGCTGCCGTTCATCCAGTGCGAGTACGCGCACGCCATGGGCAACGGCCCCGGCGGGCTCGCCGACTACCAGGAGCTGTTCGAGAAGTACGACCGGCTCCAGGGCGGGTTCATCTGGGAGTGGATCGACCACGGCGTCAAGCACGCCGAGCTGGGCTATGCCTACGGCGGTGACTTCGGCGAGGAGCTGCACGACGGCAACTTCGTGTGCGACGGGCTGGTCTTCCCGGACCGGACGCCGTCGCCGGGCCTGATCGAGTACAAGAAGGTCATCGAGCCCGTCCACATCGAGGGCGACGGTGCCAACGGCATCGTGCGGATCACCAACAAGCAGGACTTCGCCGACCTGTCCGCGCTGGCCTTCGAGTGGTCGTGCCAGGTGGACGGCGAGACCGTCGAGTCGGGTTCGCTCGCGGTACCGGCGCTGGCGCCCGGTGAGAGCGCCGAGGTGAAGCTCCCGGAGCCGCCCGTGGACGGCCGGGGCGGCGAACGCCAGTGGACCGTACGGGCCCTGCTCGCCGGCGACACGCTGTGGGCCGCGAAGGACCACGTCGTGGCCTGGGGGCAGTTCGCCGCGGGGGCGCGGCCGCTGCCGTCCTTCCCCGCGACCGACCGGCCCGTGCTCGACGACGGCCGGATCGCGCTCGGCCCGGCCCGGTTCGACGCCCGCACCGGTGCGCTGCTCTCGATCGACGGGGTGGAGGTCACCGCCGCGCCGCGGCTGGACGTGTGGCGGGCGCCGACCGACAACGACGACGGCGCCGAGTGGCAGACCGACACCCGCTACGGGATGCTCTGGCGCACGCTCGGCCTGCACCGCATGCGGCACCGCCTGGTCTCGGTCGAGGCCGGCGACGACGCGCTGACGGTCCACACCCGGGTGGCGCCCGCCGCCCGCGAGGTGGGCCTGGACACGGTGTACCGCTGGACGTCCGACGGCGAGCGGCTGAGGCTGACCGTGTCCGTGATGCCGGAGGGCGACTGGACGGTACCGTTGCCCCGGCTCGGTGTGCGCTTCGGGCTGCCGGAGGCGGACCGGGTGGAGTGGTTCGGCGGCGGTCCCGGCGAGGCGTACCCGGACACCGGCACGGCGTCCATGGTGGGCCGCTGGCAGTCGACGGTGGACGGGCTGCAAACGCCGTACGTCCGTCCGCAGGAGAACGGCGCCCGCGCCGACGTGCGGTGGGTGGAGCTCGGCGGTCTCAGGATCGAGGGCGACCCGGAGTTCTGGTTCACGGCGCGGCGCTGGACGACCGAGCAGCTCGACGCGGCCCGGCACCGCAGCGACCTCACGGCCGGCGACACGGTGTGGGTCAACCTCGACCACGGTCTGCACGGCATCGGCTCGCAGTCCTGCGGCCCGGGTCCGCTGCCGCGGTACTTCCTGAAGGCGGAGCCGGCGGAGTTCTCGTTCGTCATCTCGACCACCAGGTAA